A genomic region of Rhodococcus pyridinivorans contains the following coding sequences:
- a CDS encoding nucleoside deaminase: protein MGLRDDEALIRVALEAAAAAPAGDVPVGAVVFGPDGTEIARAANSREATGDPTAHAEVLALRAAAQVYGDGWRLEGATLAVTLEPCTMCAGASVLSRVSRVVFGAWEPKTGAVGSLWDVVRDRRLTHRPEVRGGVLEAECAAVLEAFFREHRGPASEL, encoded by the coding sequence ATGGGGCTGCGCGACGACGAGGCATTGATCCGGGTCGCGCTGGAGGCCGCCGCTGCCGCGCCCGCCGGTGACGTACCGGTGGGCGCGGTGGTGTTCGGGCCGGACGGCACCGAGATCGCGCGAGCGGCGAACTCCCGCGAGGCCACCGGCGACCCCACAGCGCACGCCGAGGTGCTCGCTCTGCGCGCGGCAGCGCAGGTCTACGGCGACGGATGGCGTCTCGAGGGCGCAACCCTCGCCGTGACCCTCGAACCCTGCACGATGTGCGCGGGAGCGTCGGTGCTCTCCCGGGTATCGCGGGTGGTCTTCGGGGCATGGGAGCCGAAGACGGGCGCCGTCGGGTCGCTGTGGGACGTGGTGCGCGATCGGCGCCTCACGCACCGTCCGGAAGTGCGCGGTGGTGTGCTCGAAGCCGAGTGCGCGGCCGTGCTCGAGGCGTTCTTCCGGGAACATCGAGGGCCGGCTTCGGAGCTGTGA
- a CDS encoding tRNA adenosine deaminase-associated protein gives MAAQRVGNKSPSVTQSGNPAGNSSDDLDGFAVAVTREEGRWKCRVLSGAALTSLDTAVTELRELRSSGAVFGLLNVDDEFFIIVRPAPAGTRLLLSDATMAVDYDIAADVLDALNIEIPDIDPDELDDIEPWEEGDLGILADMGLPEPVLSVILSETDLYPDEQLDEIAQRLGFDDVLGNTLDKLR, from the coding sequence ATGGCTGCACAGCGTGTAGGGAACAAGAGCCCTTCCGTGACCCAGAGCGGGAACCCCGCCGGGAATTCGAGCGACGACCTCGACGGCTTCGCCGTCGCCGTGACGCGGGAGGAAGGTCGTTGGAAGTGCCGGGTGTTGTCCGGTGCCGCACTGACGAGTCTCGATACCGCAGTGACCGAGTTGCGGGAGCTGAGAAGTTCCGGCGCAGTCTTCGGTCTGCTGAATGTGGACGACGAATTCTTCATCATCGTGCGTCCCGCACCTGCGGGAACGAGGTTGCTGCTGTCCGACGCGACGATGGCCGTCGACTACGACATCGCAGCCGACGTCCTCGATGCGCTGAACATCGAGATCCCCGATATCGATCCCGACGAGCTCGACGACATCGAGCCGTGGGAGGAAGGCGACCTCGGCATCCTGGCCGACATGGGTCTGCCCGAGCCGGTGCTCTCGGTGATCCTGTCGGAGACCGACCTGTATCCCGACGAGCAACTCGACGAGATCGCCCAGCGACTCGGTTTCGACGACGTCCTGGGTAACACCCTGGACAAGCTCCGTTAG
- a CDS encoding prephenate dehydrogenase, whose translation MCQPDEVSSAVSSPPVCVLGLGLIGGSLLRAAAATGRQAWGYNRSSQAVEAAVADGFDASTDLTATLRRAADTSALVVIAVPMPAVGSILEAVAEHAPEVALTDVVSIKAEVAAAVAAHGLSRRFVGGHPMAGTAESGWTAGTADLFRDAVWVVTVDDGTDPEVWRQVADLALDCGSVVVPAESREHDAAVARVSHLPHLLAEALALSGAGGGDLALGLAAGSFRDGTRVAATAPALVDAMCEGNAEALLVALDETLEVLRTAREQLADRSTSELTRAGHAARTRYEQRRRDPIVGTQPGDEGWIAAFREAGRRGGVWTR comes from the coding sequence ATATGCCAACCTGATGAGGTGTCCTCAGCCGTCTCTTCCCCGCCCGTCTGTGTCCTCGGCCTCGGTCTGATCGGTGGTTCTCTGCTGCGCGCCGCCGCGGCCACCGGAAGGCAGGCGTGGGGTTACAACAGGTCGTCGCAGGCCGTGGAGGCCGCCGTCGCCGACGGCTTCGACGCGTCCACCGACCTCACGGCCACGCTGCGTCGCGCAGCCGACACCAGCGCCCTGGTGGTGATCGCGGTGCCGATGCCGGCAGTGGGCAGCATCCTCGAGGCGGTGGCCGAGCACGCCCCCGAGGTCGCGCTCACCGACGTGGTGAGCATCAAGGCGGAAGTGGCCGCTGCCGTCGCCGCTCACGGCCTGTCGCGGCGTTTCGTGGGTGGACACCCCATGGCAGGTACGGCGGAGTCCGGCTGGACCGCTGGGACCGCCGACCTGTTCCGCGACGCGGTGTGGGTGGTGACCGTCGACGACGGCACCGATCCCGAGGTGTGGCGGCAGGTCGCCGACCTCGCGCTCGACTGCGGCTCCGTCGTCGTGCCCGCCGAATCCCGGGAGCACGACGCGGCGGTCGCGCGAGTCTCCCATCTCCCCCATCTCCTCGCCGAAGCGCTGGCCCTCTCGGGCGCCGGAGGCGGCGATCTCGCACTCGGTCTCGCCGCCGGCTCCTTCCGGGACGGCACGCGGGTCGCCGCGACGGCCCCGGCCCTGGTCGACGCGATGTGCGAAGGCAACGCGGAAGCCCTGCTGGTCGCGCTGGACGAGACACTCGAGGTGCTGAGAACGGCCCGGGAGCAACTGGCCGACCGCAGCACCTCCGAACTCACCCGCGCCGGTCACGCGGCTCGGACCCGCTACGAACAGCGCCGTCGCGACCCCATCGTCGGCACGCAGCCCGGCGACGAGGGCTGGATCGCAGCGTTCCGCGAGGCCGGACGACGCGGTGGAGTGTGGACACGATGA
- a CDS encoding amidase yields the protein MDTMNLRDIASALTTGKTTPTEHVRSVLAELDALVGTPWGNTVAARNDEAALEAAALADEQIAAGSWIGPLHGVAVAVKDNIDVAGFPTRCGSAVLADAPPARRDARVIEKLREAGAIVVAKTHLHEFAYGPTGLINVSGAAPHPHNPDLISGGSSSGSAVLVARGVVPVALGTDTGCSVRTPAALCGIVGFKPGFGALPEQGVFPLSTTFDHVGLLAADALDASLAWGALPGIAHLRTPVSELRIGRLRGGIWDLSPVFDEAVETACRTLTDLGARVVDVELPETDEMLELYPVVTGSEAYETHRAWFEADPDRYQPPTAALLAAQRDRPAYEYIHAARAVARLRHDVVHRLRTVDKLDALITVTTGVRSAPLTSDPVELRAPLLQMCVPFSVLGVPALSVPAPDGGSSPVGLQIVGLTGGTHGHGSHPAESAAFAVAMAVEASGQP from the coding sequence GTGGACACGATGAACCTCCGCGACATCGCCTCGGCGCTGACCACCGGCAAGACGACCCCCACCGAACACGTCCGCTCGGTTCTCGCCGAACTCGACGCCCTCGTCGGGACCCCCTGGGGGAACACCGTCGCCGCCCGCAACGACGAGGCGGCGCTCGAAGCCGCAGCCCTCGCCGACGAGCAGATCGCCGCCGGGAGCTGGATCGGCCCGTTGCACGGCGTCGCGGTCGCGGTGAAGGACAACATCGACGTCGCCGGGTTCCCCACCCGCTGCGGCAGCGCGGTCCTCGCCGATGCGCCTCCGGCCCGGCGCGATGCTCGCGTCATCGAGAAGCTCCGCGAAGCCGGAGCCATCGTGGTGGCGAAGACCCATCTCCACGAGTTCGCCTACGGGCCCACCGGGTTGATCAATGTGTCCGGCGCGGCCCCCCACCCCCACAACCCGGACCTGATCAGCGGTGGTTCGTCGTCGGGCTCCGCAGTGCTGGTCGCGAGGGGCGTCGTGCCCGTCGCGCTGGGAACCGACACCGGCTGCAGCGTCCGTACCCCGGCGGCGCTGTGCGGGATCGTCGGATTCAAGCCGGGCTTCGGTGCCCTGCCCGAGCAGGGCGTGTTCCCGCTGTCGACGACCTTCGACCACGTCGGTCTGCTCGCCGCCGACGCTCTGGACGCCTCACTCGCGTGGGGCGCCCTTCCGGGCATCGCGCACCTGCGCACCCCGGTCTCCGAACTGCGCATCGGACGCCTGCGGGGCGGCATCTGGGATCTGTCACCCGTCTTCGACGAGGCCGTCGAGACGGCGTGCCGCACCCTCACGGATCTGGGCGCCCGCGTCGTCGACGTGGAACTGCCCGAGACCGACGAGATGCTCGAGCTGTATCCCGTGGTCACCGGCTCGGAAGCATACGAGACGCATCGCGCGTGGTTCGAAGCCGATCCCGACCGCTACCAGCCTCCGACGGCCGCTCTGCTCGCCGCGCAACGCGACCGGCCGGCCTACGAATACATCCACGCGGCCCGGGCGGTGGCGCGACTACGTCACGACGTCGTGCACCGCCTCCGCACCGTGGACAAGCTCGACGCGCTGATCACCGTCACTACCGGCGTGCGTTCGGCGCCGCTGACGAGCGATCCCGTCGAGCTGCGCGCACCGCTGCTGCAGATGTGTGTCCCGTTCAGCGTCCTCGGTGTCCCCGCCCTGTCGGTGCCGGCTCCTGACGGCGGGTCGTCGCCGGTCGGACTCCAGATCGTCGGCCTCACCGGCGGAACGCACGGGCACGGTAGCCACCCCGCCGAATCGGCCGCGTTCGCCGTGGCGATGGCGGTGGAGGCGTCGGGACAGCCCTAG